A single Desulfonatronum thiodismutans DNA region contains:
- a CDS encoding Txe/YoeB family addiction module toxin, with translation MRSRPRIAVYQPEFREDLRHWVKTERKTALRVLDLVEAVLRDPFQGIGKPEPLKHLASGLWSRRITQEHRLVYLVRDERIDFLQAKYHY, from the coding sequence TTGCGGAGTAGGCCGCGCATCGCCGTATACCAACCGGAATTTCGAGAAGACCTGCGCCATTGGGTCAAAACGGAGCGCAAGACCGCCCTGCGCGTCCTGGATCTCGTGGAAGCGGTCCTCCGCGACCCGTTCCAAGGCATCGGCAAACCCGAACCCCTCAAACATCTCGCCTCCGGTCTCTGGTCCAGGCGTATCACCCAGGAACACCGCCTCGTTTATCTGGTCCGGGATGAACGGATCGATTTTCTCCAGGCCAAGTATCATTACTGA
- a CDS encoding type II toxin-antitoxin system Phd/YefM family antitoxin — translation MLQTTYTNARANFSTLCDTVVEDREIVVITRRTGQDVALVAADELSSLMETAHLLRSPKNAKRLLTALNRALDGEGEAGTLQKLKTEAGLAE, via the coding sequence ATGCTGCAAACCACCTATACCAATGCCAGGGCCAATTTCAGCACCCTCTGCGACACGGTTGTCGAGGACCGTGAAATCGTCGTCATCACCCGCCGTACAGGGCAAGATGTCGCCCTGGTCGCCGCGGACGAATTGTCCAGTCTGATGGAAACAGCCCACTTGTTGCGTTCTCCCAAAAACGCAAAACGCTTGCTTACGGCCTTGAACCGCGCTCTGGACGGCGAAGGCGAGGCCGGCACGCTCCAGAAACTGAAAACCGAGGCCGGCCTTGCGGAGTAG
- a CDS encoding site-2 protease family protein: MFGKSFKLFTAFGFEFKVDPSWIVIAVLVTWSLAVGFFPHVLEGLEPLDYWKLALIGAFGLFFSILFHEFWHSWVARKFGVEVRGITLFIFGGVAEMSQEPKTPQSEFWIAIAGPLASLFLALSFYLVYDSGIRFGMGEALNSVFMYLALVNLILAIFNLIPAFPMDGGRILRAALWKFKKDQLWATRIATNFGMTFGLVLIGLGLLNVLTGNLVGGLWYSLIGFFIRFAARNSYRHMAVKQALAGERVRTLMKPPLTVTGSITLQELVEDYVYRHHHKFYPVRDQHGVQGCITTRQVGEVAREKWPTTQVREVMNRCSLINTVGPEEDVVDVLQKMNAAGLSRMMVMEGQILVGIISLKDILGYLTARMELYGEQGLGE; this comes from the coding sequence ATGTTTGGAAAGAGTTTCAAGCTGTTCACGGCTTTTGGCTTTGAATTCAAGGTGGACCCGAGCTGGATCGTCATCGCGGTCCTGGTGACCTGGTCCCTGGCCGTGGGCTTTTTTCCGCACGTGCTGGAGGGCCTGGAGCCGCTGGATTACTGGAAGCTGGCGCTGATCGGCGCTTTTGGCCTGTTTTTCTCCATTTTGTTCCACGAGTTCTGGCATTCCTGGGTAGCCCGGAAGTTCGGGGTGGAGGTCCGGGGGATCACCCTGTTCATTTTCGGCGGCGTGGCCGAGATGAGCCAGGAGCCCAAGACCCCGCAAAGCGAGTTCTGGATCGCCATTGCCGGCCCGTTGGCCAGCCTGTTCCTGGCCCTGAGCTTTTATCTGGTTTACGACTCCGGGATCCGTTTCGGCATGGGCGAGGCCCTGAACAGCGTGTTCATGTACCTGGCCCTGGTCAACCTGATCCTGGCGATCTTCAATCTGATCCCGGCCTTTCCCATGGACGGGGGCCGGATTCTGCGGGCCGCGCTCTGGAAGTTCAAGAAGGATCAACTCTGGGCCACCCGCATCGCGACCAATTTTGGCATGACCTTCGGCCTAGTCCTGATCGGGCTCGGGCTGCTAAACGTGCTGACAGGCAATCTGGTCGGCGGATTGTGGTACTCCCTGATCGGCTTTTTCATCCGCTTCGCGGCTCGGAACTCCTATCGGCACATGGCCGTGAAGCAGGCCCTGGCCGGAGAGCGGGTCCGGACCCTGATGAAGCCGCCGTTGACCGTGACCGGCTCCATCACCTTGCAGGAGTTGGTGGAGGACTACGTCTATCGTCATCATCACAAGTTCTACCCTGTTCGGGACCAGCACGGAGTGCAGGGATGCATCACCACCCGGCAGGTCGGGGAGGTGGCCCGGGAAAAATGGCCGACGACCCAGGTCCGGGAGGTCATGAATCGCTGCTCCCTGATCAACACCGTAGGCCCGGAAGAAGACGTTGTGGACGTGCTCCAGAAGATGAACGCCGCGGGCTTGAGCCGGATGATGGTCATGGAAGGGCAAATACTGGTGGGGATAATCTCCCTGAAGGACATCCTGGGCTATCTCACCGCCCGGATGGAACTGTACGGGGAGCAGGGGCTCGGGGAGTAG
- a CDS encoding DEAD/DEAH box helicase translates to MNFESFALDKRIMVGVSRAGYQIPTPIQIQAIPPLLEGRDVLGLAQTGTGKTAAFALPILQKLLALDVAKQGPVRVLVLAPTRELAVQIHENFVELGAETGMRCAAVFGGVSQNPQVKSLSRATIVTACPGRLLDLMNQKLVDLSKVDTLVLDEADRMLDMGFAPDIRRIVSRLPGKRQTMLFSATMPDEIRKLTREYLRDPVEVKAEITDRKASISHAFYPVPGHLKAGLLEELLRSTDHETMLVFTRTKHRAKSLARKLEGKGWAATFLQGNMSQNRRQEAMTGLRTGKYTIMVATDIASRGIDCERITHVINFDMPDTTESYTHRIGRTGRAERTGEALSLVTREDDEQVRAIERKFGGKIERRTLEGFDYAAPGSVEPDRDRERPRQSRSTYGRSGTSRGMSQGQSQGYSQGRSRGGAESRAR, encoded by the coding sequence GTGAATTTTGAATCATTTGCGCTGGATAAGCGCATCATGGTCGGCGTTTCTCGCGCCGGTTACCAGATCCCGACCCCCATCCAGATCCAGGCCATTCCGCCGTTGCTGGAAGGGCGGGACGTTCTCGGTCTGGCTCAGACCGGCACGGGCAAGACCGCTGCCTTTGCCTTACCCATTTTACAAAAACTGCTCGCCCTGGATGTTGCCAAACAGGGACCGGTCCGAGTTTTGGTTCTGGCCCCGACCAGGGAACTGGCCGTGCAGATCCATGAGAACTTCGTGGAATTGGGCGCTGAAACCGGGATGCGTTGCGCCGCGGTCTTCGGCGGCGTGAGCCAGAACCCCCAGGTCAAGAGCCTGAGCCGGGCGACCATCGTCACGGCCTGCCCTGGTCGCTTGCTGGACCTGATGAATCAGAAGCTGGTGGATCTGTCCAAGGTGGACACCCTGGTTCTGGACGAGGCGGACCGGATGCTGGACATGGGCTTTGCCCCGGACATCCGGCGCATCGTTTCCCGGTTGCCCGGCAAGCGCCAGACCATGCTTTTTTCCGCGACCATGCCCGATGAGATCCGGAAGCTGACCAGGGAATACCTGCGTGACCCGGTGGAGGTGAAGGCCGAGATCACGGACCGCAAGGCGTCCATCTCCCATGCGTTTTATCCCGTGCCGGGCCATCTCAAGGCCGGGCTGCTGGAAGAACTGCTGCGGTCCACGGACCACGAAACCATGCTGGTCTTCACCCGGACCAAGCACCGGGCCAAATCCCTGGCCAGAAAGCTGGAGGGCAAGGGCTGGGCCGCCACGTTCCTGCAGGGCAACATGTCCCAGAATCGCCGTCAGGAGGCCATGACCGGCCTACGCACCGGCAAGTACACGATCATGGTGGCCACGGACATCGCCTCCCGGGGCATTGACTGCGAACGGATCACCCACGTGATCAACTTCGACATGCCGGACACCACCGAGAGCTACACCCATCGCATCGGCCGCACCGGTCGGGCCGAGCGCACAGGCGAAGCCCTGTCCCTGGTCACCCGTGAGGACGACGAGCAGGTCCGGGCCATTGAGCGCAAGTTCGGTGGAAAGATCGAACGACGAACCCTGGAAGGCTTCGACTACGCCGCGCCCGGCAGCGTGGAGCCGGACCGGGACCGGGAGCGTCCCCGCCAGAGCCGATCGACATACGGTCGGTCCGGTACGTCGCGTGGGATGTCCCAGGGCCAGTCCCAGGGCTACTCCCAGGGTCGGTCCCGAGGTGGCGCTGAAAGCAGGGCTCGGTAG